From one Candidatus Nitrospira nitrosa genomic stretch:
- a CDS encoding ELWxxDGT repeat protein gives MHDVMRGSTIRKWVAGLKRATRPAESSRPASEFMLEPLEPRLLLAADLTGLVTAHTLADPSVPTNVETATVQVKNQGTTAATVSTQVRVYASTDSTFSTSDVLLGTTTTAALSAGQSRSVLVNLTMPNTLAAGTYKLLSRVDATNVVAEGTTGEANNTGVGPSFTVAWQFGAVPGRAGNTVLTLRDADGTAVTFKLTGPGVGTVLKDGTNWDLRLTGTTTTSAVTITTSGGNGRVLLNDVHAFGPLASLTGATTDVNGALAIDGAITTLTIGDKLGGSLAAKSITTFTARNLTGANLYIGTMLGADGKLGGTSTNLDTYGLGRLQTFVLTGSMTNSTVRVSVNPVDGIFGNGNDRFVTGTPTGIGSIKIQGTLSADSRFITPTIPTTYLLAGQTRTTTGDVHFLTNLTNQPPVAVNDAFTVKKNGVLSEITTLVKDIRPGASGAFPRGGNELVNVNGILYFTANNGSNGWELWRSDGTATGTVLVKDIVAGSGSSNPEQLTNVNGKLFFTAETAATGRELWKSDGTAAGTVLVKDIKPGTGYGISFLLNDLLVNVNGTLFFTADNGVNGRELWKSNGTATGTVMVKDIWAGSLDSRIDELTAVNGTLFFVANDGVTGPNLWKSDATGTQRVGGFAPNSWIDVSNLEAVNSTLFFTADNGFSNHNKLWKTDGTTVGTIMVKEFTQEGISSAPSELTNVNGTLYFTAFTWANGLELWKSDGTTAGTALIKDITPGAGNTTFTDLTQIGSQLFFRSFVPGGNMQLWKSNGTAAGTLALGAVLPGLANGSPLITDVNGVAYFRSAANDLWKSDGTVAGTVQVMDSGPYMGSLTNVNGTLFFVDGWLGLDDNLELVKLTKSNVLTNDRDPEGKPLTAVRVSGPTNGTLTLNSNGTFTYRPNTGFVGTDSFTYRASDGTATSNLATVTITVTA, from the coding sequence ATGCATGATGTGATGAGGGGGTCGACAATCCGGAAGTGGGTAGCGGGCTTAAAGCGGGCGACGCGTCCAGCCGAGTCATCACGACCAGCTTCTGAGTTTATGCTGGAACCACTCGAGCCGCGCCTCTTACTGGCAGCTGATCTGACCGGTCTGGTGACGGCCCATACCTTGGCGGATCCCAGCGTGCCGACCAACGTCGAAACGGCGACGGTTCAAGTGAAGAATCAAGGGACCACAGCGGCTACCGTGTCCACGCAAGTCCGCGTCTATGCCTCGACCGATAGTACGTTCAGTACGTCGGATGTCTTACTCGGGACGACGACCACGGCAGCTCTTAGTGCCGGGCAGTCTCGTAGCGTGTTGGTCAATCTGACGATGCCAAATACCTTGGCGGCCGGGACCTATAAGTTACTCTCGCGGGTGGATGCAACTAACGTTGTGGCGGAAGGCACGACCGGCGAAGCCAACAATACCGGGGTGGGTCCCTCGTTTACGGTCGCGTGGCAATTCGGCGCGGTACCGGGGCGTGCAGGCAACACCGTGCTCACGCTGCGTGATGCCGATGGGACTGCCGTCACCTTCAAATTGACTGGGCCCGGAGTGGGGACCGTCCTCAAGGACGGGACCAATTGGGATCTGCGATTGACCGGCACGACCACTACCTCCGCTGTGACCATCACGACCAGTGGTGGCAACGGTCGGGTGTTGTTGAATGACGTGCATGCCTTTGGGCCGCTCGCATCGTTGACGGGCGCGACCACGGATGTCAACGGCGCGCTGGCGATCGATGGTGCAATCACCACGCTGACCATCGGCGATAAACTCGGCGGGAGCCTCGCGGCCAAATCCATCACCACCTTCACCGCTCGCAATCTGACAGGAGCAAATCTATACATCGGGACCATGCTGGGCGCAGACGGCAAACTGGGAGGAACGAGTACCAATCTCGACACCTATGGCTTAGGGCGTCTGCAGACGTTTGTCCTGACTGGATCGATGACGAACAGTACCGTGCGGGTCAGCGTCAATCCTGTGGATGGGATCTTTGGGAACGGGAATGACCGGTTTGTCACCGGCACGCCCACTGGGATCGGCAGCATCAAGATACAGGGCACACTGAGTGCCGACAGCCGGTTTATCACGCCGACGATTCCGACCACCTATTTGCTTGCGGGGCAGACACGGACCACCACCGGCGATGTGCACTTCCTCACCAACTTGACCAATCAACCCCCCGTCGCGGTCAACGATGCGTTCACGGTAAAGAAGAATGGCGTCCTGTCCGAGATTACTACCCTCGTCAAGGACATTCGGCCGGGGGCTAGCGGTGCTTTCCCACGTGGCGGAAATGAACTAGTCAATGTCAATGGCATCCTCTACTTCACAGCCAACAACGGCAGTAATGGCTGGGAGCTCTGGAGGAGTGACGGAACTGCTACAGGTACGGTACTGGTCAAGGACATCGTCGCTGGATCCGGCAGTTCGAATCCTGAGCAACTCACGAATGTGAATGGGAAGTTGTTCTTCACGGCTGAAACTGCAGCCACTGGTCGGGAGCTGTGGAAGAGTGACGGGACAGCGGCAGGCACGGTGCTGGTCAAGGACATCAAGCCGGGGACTGGGTATGGAATCTCGTTTTTGCTCAATGATCTTCTTGTCAATGTCAATGGCACCCTCTTCTTCACTGCCGATAATGGGGTGAATGGACGGGAGCTCTGGAAGAGCAACGGGACAGCGACCGGAACGGTCATGGTTAAAGACATCTGGGCTGGTTCACTTGACTCGAGAATCGATGAGTTGACAGCCGTCAACGGCACGCTTTTCTTTGTCGCGAATGATGGGGTGACAGGACCCAACCTCTGGAAAAGCGATGCAACAGGGACTCAACGCGTCGGAGGATTCGCGCCAAATAGCTGGATTGATGTCAGTAACCTCGAAGCGGTCAACAGTACCCTCTTCTTCACCGCTGATAATGGTTTCAGTAATCACAATAAGCTGTGGAAGACAGACGGTACGACTGTCGGGACGATAATGGTGAAGGAGTTCACCCAGGAAGGCATCAGTTCCGCGCCCAGTGAGCTCACAAATGTCAACGGCACCTTGTACTTTACGGCCTTCACATGGGCGAACGGCCTGGAGCTCTGGAAAAGCGATGGGACGACAGCGGGAACCGCCCTGATCAAAGACATCACGCCGGGTGCAGGGAACACCACTTTTACAGATCTCACACAGATCGGTAGCCAGCTCTTCTTCCGTAGTTTTGTGCCTGGCGGAAACATGCAGCTGTGGAAGAGTAACGGGACTGCGGCAGGGACTCTTGCGCTGGGTGCAGTGTTGCCTGGATTGGCTAACGGGAGCCCGTTGATTACGGATGTCAACGGGGTAGCGTACTTCAGATCCGCTGCTAACGACCTGTGGAAAAGTGATGGAACGGTGGCCGGGACCGTGCAGGTCATGGATAGTGGACCATACATGGGTAGTCTCACCAACGTGAACGGGACACTGTTTTTCGTGGATGGATGGCTCGGCTTAGACGACAATCTCGAACTCGTCAAACTTACTAAAAGCAATGTTCTGACCAACGACCGAGATCCAGAGGGCAAGCCCCTTACTGCCGTGCGCGTGAGTGGTCCGACCAATGGCACACTCACACTGAACAGCAATGGCACGTTCACCTATCGGCCCAATACCGGCTTCGTTGGCACGGACAGCTTTACCTACCGAGCCAGCGATGGCACGGCTACTTCAAACCTAGCGACGGTGACGATCACGGTAACGGCGTAA
- a CDS encoding IS1595 family transposase, giving the protein MVTGSQRAFGCTANFLRGRKCVFCGSFKTNRTQRGYVKCRKCSKQKSLAKLRREIAILQGFYQQVPAYRLAHDLGVDPKVISRVYQKLRVALFHVAELESMASKLSGEIELGEAYFDGRCKGRRGRGAAGKSVVFGLLERDGRVYTKVVEHVSADTLMAHIQTTTRKGSVYYTDAFRGYQSLRRYGKHHTVNHSKSLVDRRTKNPINGIAGFWSFAKHILYNYRGVSKYHFPMYLDVSKGNRVSV; this is encoded by the coding sequence ATGGTTACCGGATCTCAGCGTGCTTTTGGGTGTACGGCCAACTTTTTGCGTGGTCGCAAATGTGTGTTCTGCGGTTCGTTTAAGACCAACCGGACGCAACGCGGCTATGTGAAGTGCCGGAAATGTAGCAAGCAGAAGAGCCTTGCAAAGCTTCGGCGAGAGATTGCGATCCTGCAGGGGTTCTATCAGCAGGTGCCAGCCTATCGGTTGGCGCATGATCTGGGAGTCGACCCCAAAGTTATTAGTCGGGTCTACCAGAAGTTGCGGGTGGCATTATTTCATGTCGCCGAATTAGAAAGTATGGCCAGTAAACTCTCCGGCGAAATCGAGCTGGGCGAAGCCTATTTTGACGGACGATGCAAGGGCCGTCGCGGAAGAGGGGCAGCAGGTAAAAGCGTCGTCTTCGGGCTGCTGGAGCGTGATGGGCGGGTCTATACCAAGGTAGTCGAGCACGTGTCGGCGGACACCCTCATGGCCCACATTCAGACCACGACCCGCAAAGGTTCCGTCTACTACACGGATGCCTTTCGGGGCTATCAATCGTTGCGACGTTATGGCAAACATCACACCGTCAACCACAGCAAGAGTCTCGTGGATCGTCGAACCAAGAACCCTATCAACGGGATCGCAGGCTTCTGGTCGTTTGCGAAACATATTCTCTACAATTATCGAGGCGTGTCCAAATATCATTTCCCGATGTATCTGGATGTATCTAAAGGAAATCGAGTATCGGTTTAA
- a CDS encoding metallophosphoesterase family protein: MRQVTMIAGIPRWMLLCLGALGFMPLWANAQVLDSADPIVVAVGDIACSSSGTGDKRGPALVEVCRQMETSDLALQVDGLAAVFTLGDNQYPTGALSDFQRSYDRSWGRLKSMTHPSIGNHEGLGAGYYMYFGAAAGPREQGYYSFDIGAWHVIALNSNSECRIVACDSTSAQFAWLHEDLAAHHSRCTLAYWHHPRFSSGRHQNNKVMNAIWEELYVSGVDVVLSGHDHDYERFAPLDADGRVDETRGIRSFIVGTGGAHHAEFSTIQTGSNVRNNDTFGILKLILHPTGYEWEFLPEAGKTFVDKGKGRCH; this comes from the coding sequence ATGCGACAAGTCACGATGATCGCTGGGATCCCCCGGTGGATGCTGCTTTGCTTGGGTGCCCTAGGCTTCATGCCTCTGTGGGCAAACGCCCAGGTTTTGGATTCGGCGGACCCTATTGTTGTGGCGGTCGGAGACATCGCCTGTTCGTCCTCGGGCACAGGGGACAAGCGGGGGCCCGCCCTGGTCGAGGTCTGTCGACAGATGGAGACTTCTGATTTGGCGCTGCAGGTCGATGGTTTGGCTGCGGTCTTCACATTAGGAGACAATCAATATCCCACTGGTGCCCTTTCAGATTTTCAGCGTTCATACGATCGCTCATGGGGTCGATTGAAGTCGATGACCCATCCCAGCATCGGGAACCATGAAGGACTTGGAGCGGGCTATTATATGTACTTTGGAGCTGCGGCAGGACCTCGGGAGCAAGGGTATTACAGCTTCGATATCGGAGCATGGCACGTGATTGCCTTGAACAGTAACAGCGAATGTCGGATCGTGGCATGTGATTCGACATCGGCCCAGTTCGCGTGGCTTCATGAAGATTTGGCCGCACATCACTCACGCTGTACGCTGGCCTACTGGCATCATCCAAGATTTTCGTCCGGTCGGCACCAGAACAACAAAGTGATGAACGCAATCTGGGAAGAACTATATGTCTCGGGAGTCGATGTCGTGCTGTCCGGCCATGATCATGACTATGAGCGGTTCGCACCGCTGGATGCCGATGGTCGAGTCGACGAGACCCGCGGGATCCGCTCGTTCATTGTGGGGACGGGTGGTGCACACCATGCTGAGTTCAGCACCATCCAGACCGGGAGCAACGTGCGAAATAACGATACATTCGGCATCCTCAAACTGATCCTCCATCCGACCGGCTACGAATGGGAGTTTCTGCCTGAGGCTGGGAAAACCTTCGTCGATAAGGGGAAGGGCCGCTGTCACTAG
- a CDS encoding Hsp20/alpha crystallin family protein, whose translation MTLVRWDPFRELEEVSDRLNRMFARPAAPRTSGKETMIVADWTPSVDISETEGEYQIKAEIPDVKKEDVKVTLEDGVLTIQGERKHEKEEKAKKYHRIERSYGSFVRTFSLPDVIDEEKVKAEFKDGVLNLYLPKSEKAKPKAIDVKVV comes from the coding sequence ATGACGCTCGTACGATGGGATCCATTCCGAGAATTAGAAGAAGTGTCAGATCGGTTGAATCGCATGTTTGCTCGTCCGGCTGCGCCGCGCACGAGTGGTAAGGAAACAATGATCGTGGCCGACTGGACGCCGTCGGTCGATATCAGCGAGACAGAGGGGGAGTATCAGATCAAGGCTGAGATTCCCGATGTGAAGAAAGAGGATGTGAAGGTGACGCTGGAAGACGGCGTGCTCACGATCCAGGGTGAGCGGAAGCATGAAAAGGAAGAGAAGGCGAAGAAATATCATCGGATTGAGCGCTCCTATGGGAGCTTTGTCCGGACCTTCTCGCTGCCCGATGTGATCGATGAGGAGAAGGTGAAAGCCGAGTTCAAGGATGGAGTGTTGAATCTCTATCTGCCGAAGTCGGAGAAGGCGAAACCAAAGGCCATCGACGTGAAGGTGGTATAA
- a CDS encoding citrate synthase codes for MPHDFMPGLAGVPAATSSISDVDGQRGILEYRGIRVETLCVDSSYLETAYLLLFGHLPSKSELLQWTTDVTQHRRIKFRIIDLLKCLPESGHPMDALQAAVAALGMFYPGRNVKDVENNYWSAVRLVAKLPTIVAAWARLRHGDDPISPRDDLGFSENFLYMLTESVTPPVWAEVFDDCLILHAEHTMNASTFTGLVTASTLADPYTVVASSIGALKGPLHGGANEEVVMMLKEIGTTENARAYVEGALQNKKKLMGFGHRVYKVKDPRATVLQELCRRLFKECGSSPLYEVALEIEQAAGESLNRKGIYPNVDFYSGIIYDKMGIEVDLFTPLFAMARVSGWLAHWLEQLRENKLFRPDQIYAGEHNRPYIPLSQR; via the coding sequence ATGCCACATGATTTCATGCCAGGTCTTGCCGGAGTGCCGGCTGCAACCTCATCGATCAGCGATGTCGACGGGCAGCGTGGAATTCTCGAATATCGTGGGATCCGAGTGGAGACGCTTTGCGTGGATTCCTCCTACTTGGAAACGGCGTATCTCCTTCTCTTCGGCCATTTGCCATCGAAGAGTGAATTGCTACAATGGACGACGGACGTCACCCAGCATCGACGCATCAAGTTCCGGATCATCGATTTGCTGAAATGCTTGCCGGAATCGGGGCATCCCATGGATGCGCTGCAGGCGGCTGTGGCGGCACTCGGGATGTTCTATCCTGGCCGTAACGTCAAGGATGTCGAGAATAACTACTGGAGTGCGGTCCGGCTTGTCGCCAAGCTGCCGACGATCGTGGCGGCCTGGGCGCGACTGCGTCATGGTGACGATCCCATTTCTCCTCGTGATGATCTCGGGTTCAGCGAAAACTTCTTGTACATGCTGACTGAGTCGGTCACACCACCCGTGTGGGCGGAAGTGTTTGATGACTGCCTGATTCTCCATGCCGAACACACCATGAATGCCTCTACGTTTACAGGGCTCGTTACGGCGTCCACGCTTGCCGATCCGTATACCGTCGTGGCCTCGTCGATCGGCGCGCTGAAGGGGCCTCTGCACGGAGGAGCGAACGAAGAAGTCGTGATGATGCTGAAGGAGATCGGCACGACCGAGAACGCACGGGCCTATGTTGAGGGCGCGCTGCAGAACAAGAAAAAGCTGATGGGATTCGGCCACCGTGTCTACAAGGTCAAAGATCCTCGGGCCACGGTGCTGCAGGAACTTTGTCGGCGATTGTTCAAGGAATGCGGGAGCTCTCCTTTGTATGAGGTGGCGCTCGAGATTGAACAGGCGGCGGGCGAATCGCTGAATCGCAAGGGGATCTATCCGAACGTCGATTTCTATTCCGGCATCATCTACGACAAAATGGGGATTGAGGTCGATCTCTTTACGCCTCTCTTTGCCATGGCACGGGTATCGGGCTGGTTAGCCCATTGGTTGGAGCAGTTGCGAGAAAATAAACTCTTTCGACCGGATCAGATCTATGCCGGCGAGCATAACCGGCCCTACATCCCCTTGAGCCAGCGGTAA
- the arsC gene encoding arsenate reductase (glutaredoxin) (This arsenate reductase requires both glutathione and glutaredoxin to convert arsenate to arsenite, after which the efflux transporter formed by ArsA and ArsB can extrude the arsenite from the cell, providing resistance.), translated as MANVTIYQKPTCTTCRQAVQLLKDSGKPYTSINYYEQPFTKDQLQRLLKKAHLSPRDVLRSKEEIYQELGLAKKQLSDDELLDLMVKHPDLIQRPIVEKGDQALLARPADSIKKLL; from the coding sequence ATGGCAAATGTTACGATCTATCAGAAACCAACATGCACCACATGCCGACAGGCCGTCCAGCTGCTCAAAGACAGCGGGAAACCATACACATCGATCAACTATTATGAACAACCTTTTACAAAAGATCAGTTACAGCGCTTATTGAAAAAGGCCCACCTTTCTCCTCGGGATGTGCTTCGCAGCAAAGAAGAGATTTATCAGGAGCTTGGCCTGGCCAAGAAACAGCTTTCTGATGATGAGCTGCTCGACCTCATGGTCAAACACCCGGATCTGATTCAGCGGCCGATCGTGGAGAAAGGCGACCAGGCCCTGCTGGCAAGGCCGGCAGACTCCATCAAGAAACTGCTATAG
- the rnd gene encoding ribonuclease D, whose protein sequence is MMSTSPQYITSASELSELCEQLRESSRLALDTEFVGEDSFVPKLELIQVATEQTAAIIDFPAVSSEGGLDKFWEVVCDERVQKVVHAGRQDLDLFAVHAGQIPKPFFDTQIAAAMVGFGPQVAYANLVQRVHGRRLDKAHTFTNWSARPLSHDQLAYALEDVTFLLAIHDHLQTKLSKLGRLPWVHEEFARLEGAVGESRREPQERYQRIRGWDQLKPKAAAVLRELAAWREGEAKRRNVPRSRVVRDEVLLQLARHPPRHQDELRQVRGLHGSEIDRNGESIFATIQAALALPSTAWPVLNKERKPEPEFNGLVELLQAIVKARAFQEEIAPTLLATTSDLQELVDAKVDRSTLDLPLLKGWRRILVGDLLLGALDGKLVFTVDPTTRAIRWSPSEPTTDR, encoded by the coding sequence ATGATGTCCACTTCACCACAGTATATTACGAGTGCCAGTGAGCTTAGTGAGTTGTGCGAGCAACTTCGTGAGAGTTCCCGCTTGGCATTGGATACCGAATTTGTCGGGGAAGACAGTTTCGTTCCCAAGCTGGAGCTTATCCAAGTCGCGACCGAACAGACAGCGGCGATTATCGATTTTCCAGCAGTGTCGTCGGAGGGTGGCCTCGATAAATTCTGGGAAGTCGTCTGCGATGAGCGGGTTCAGAAGGTCGTGCATGCCGGGCGACAAGATCTGGATCTTTTTGCGGTCCATGCCGGCCAGATACCCAAACCGTTTTTCGATACTCAGATCGCGGCAGCCATGGTGGGCTTTGGCCCGCAGGTTGCCTATGCCAATCTTGTTCAGCGGGTGCATGGGAGACGACTGGACAAGGCCCATACGTTTACCAATTGGAGTGCTCGCCCGCTCTCTCACGATCAACTGGCCTATGCATTGGAAGACGTGACGTTTCTCCTGGCGATCCATGATCATCTGCAGACCAAGTTGTCCAAACTCGGTCGGTTGCCGTGGGTCCATGAGGAGTTTGCGCGTCTGGAAGGAGCGGTCGGCGAGTCTCGACGGGAGCCGCAAGAACGCTATCAACGGATACGGGGATGGGATCAGCTAAAGCCGAAAGCGGCGGCCGTTCTTCGCGAGCTCGCGGCGTGGCGCGAAGGCGAAGCGAAGCGGCGCAATGTGCCTCGCAGCCGGGTCGTGCGGGACGAAGTCTTGCTCCAATTGGCGCGGCATCCGCCACGGCACCAGGATGAGTTACGTCAGGTGAGGGGGCTTCACGGTTCCGAGATTGACCGTAATGGAGAATCGATTTTCGCGACGATTCAGGCTGCGCTCGCGCTTCCGTCGACCGCCTGGCCGGTGCTCAACAAAGAGCGCAAACCCGAACCGGAGTTCAATGGATTGGTGGAGTTGTTGCAGGCGATCGTGAAGGCGCGAGCGTTTCAAGAAGAGATCGCCCCAACCTTGTTGGCCACGACGTCTGATCTTCAAGAGTTGGTTGATGCTAAAGTCGACCGGTCGACGTTGGATCTTCCCCTCCTCAAGGGATGGCGACGAATCTTGGTCGGGGATCTATTACTCGGGGCGTTAGATGGGAAGCTGGTTTTTACCGTCGACCCAACCACACGCGCGATCCGGTGGTCGCCCTCCGAGCCGACCACCGATCGCTGA
- a CDS encoding J domain-containing protein, translating to MPFSTAKFLKFRTGMQKRIGSLRAKTEESLDMAVESMMEERVDGFFQVEHGLEEVIKSLIEIEEELEVIRDLSGAMRLESRLEFVEDRWDEFDSEIRERPRRRRKRVSLADMLKAASGAGALSENPTGVNNAVDAYAIMGVEFGSSLADVTASFRVKAKQLHPDANNGDRSSEPELRRMLEAYQFLKEYLSLSNTEPMRPPDRPYNPSE from the coding sequence ATGCCGTTTTCCACCGCCAAATTTTTGAAGTTTCGAACAGGCATGCAGAAGCGGATCGGTTCATTGCGCGCGAAAACCGAAGAGAGCCTGGACATGGCGGTCGAGAGCATGATGGAAGAGCGGGTGGATGGGTTTTTTCAAGTGGAACATGGCCTGGAGGAAGTCATCAAATCGCTGATCGAAATTGAGGAAGAGCTCGAGGTGATTCGGGATTTGAGCGGCGCCATGCGGCTAGAGTCTCGGTTGGAATTTGTCGAAGATCGATGGGATGAGTTCGATAGTGAAATTCGGGAACGTCCACGTCGGCGGCGTAAGCGGGTCAGTCTGGCCGACATGTTGAAAGCGGCCAGTGGAGCAGGGGCCTTGTCGGAGAATCCGACCGGTGTGAATAACGCGGTGGATGCCTATGCCATCATGGGAGTTGAGTTCGGGAGCTCGTTAGCCGATGTGACGGCGTCATTCCGAGTGAAGGCCAAGCAACTCCATCCGGATGCCAATAACGGTGATCGGAGTTCTGAACCTGAACTCCGTCGGATGCTGGAAGCCTATCAATTCCTCAAGGAATACCTCAGTCTGAGCAATACAGAACCGATGCGACCGCCGGATCGCCCTTATAACCCTTCGGAATGA
- a CDS encoding NAD-dependent malic enzyme, with protein MRDIGPYSNYRLTVRLELANKPGIFAQVAALLAEEQANLGAVDLVSATKTRMVRDITFDVQSEEHGEKVLLRLSAMPDVTVLSASDRIFLLHLGGKIRVGSKVPISTRNVLSMVYTPGVGRVSQAIAKEKSKVYTFTSKSNSVAVVSDGSAVLGLGNLGPEAALPVMEGKVMLFKELAGIDAWPICLGTQDPDAIVQIVQGIAPGFGGINLEDISAPRCFEIEQKLKQALDIPVMHDDQHGTAVVLLAALTNALRVTGKQLDQARIVVNGLGAAGTACCRMLLAAGATHVLGCDKEGIILYGEAEQLRACRTDLRACLTRDNPKGTLRDALKGADVFIGLSVGNVVTADDLELMAPARIVFALANPDPEVPPEVGSAHSTIFATGRSDYPNQINNALAFPGIFRGALDAQASEINEAMKLAAAQAIAHVIPENTLSEDYIIPSVFDKEVVPRVARAVAAAARASGVARRRAKVDDFPPPE; from the coding sequence ATGAGAGACATCGGTCCCTACTCCAATTATCGATTGACGGTCAGACTGGAACTGGCGAATAAACCAGGCATTTTTGCGCAGGTTGCGGCGCTATTGGCGGAGGAGCAGGCGAATCTTGGGGCAGTCGACCTGGTGTCGGCGACCAAGACGCGTATGGTTCGGGACATTACCTTCGACGTCCAGAGCGAGGAACATGGTGAAAAGGTTCTGCTACGGTTAAGTGCAATGCCCGATGTCACCGTGCTGTCGGCTTCCGACCGTATTTTCCTTCTGCATCTTGGCGGTAAGATTCGGGTGGGTAGTAAAGTACCGATCAGCACTAGGAACGTGCTCTCGATGGTGTATACGCCGGGAGTGGGACGGGTGTCCCAGGCCATCGCAAAGGAGAAGTCCAAGGTCTATACCTTTACGAGTAAGAGTAATAGTGTCGCGGTCGTCTCGGACGGCTCGGCCGTGCTGGGGTTGGGGAATCTTGGTCCGGAGGCGGCGCTTCCGGTCATGGAAGGCAAGGTGATGCTCTTCAAAGAGCTGGCAGGAATCGATGCGTGGCCCATTTGTCTCGGTACGCAAGATCCGGATGCCATTGTCCAAATCGTTCAGGGAATCGCGCCAGGGTTCGGCGGCATTAATTTGGAAGACATCAGTGCGCCGCGTTGTTTTGAAATTGAACAGAAACTGAAACAAGCTCTGGATATCCCTGTGATGCATGATGATCAGCATGGCACGGCGGTGGTGTTACTTGCTGCGTTGACGAACGCGCTCCGGGTCACAGGGAAGCAACTGGATCAGGCCAGGATCGTGGTCAATGGGCTGGGTGCCGCCGGTACGGCCTGTTGTCGTATGTTACTGGCGGCCGGTGCCACGCATGTATTGGGATGCGACAAGGAGGGCATCATTCTCTATGGGGAAGCCGAGCAACTCCGGGCCTGCCGAACCGACCTCCGTGCCTGTTTGACCAGAGACAATCCCAAAGGCACGTTGCGCGATGCGTTGAAAGGTGCCGATGTTTTTATCGGTCTTTCCGTCGGCAATGTGGTGACGGCGGATGATCTTGAGTTGATGGCTCCCGCTCGAATTGTGTTTGCCTTGGCGAACCCGGATCCGGAGGTTCCTCCTGAAGTCGGTAGCGCCCATAGCACGATCTTCGCGACGGGGCGCTCGGATTATCCGAATCAAATCAACAATGCATTGGCATTTCCTGGGATCTTTCGAGGGGCGCTCGACGCACAGGCGAGTGAGATCAACGAGGCGATGAAGCTTGCGGCGGCCCAGGCCATCGCCCATGTGATCCCGGAGAATACGTTAAGCGAGGATTACATTATTCCCAGTGTCTTCGATAAGGAAGTCGTCCCCCGTGTGGCGCGGGCCGTGGCGGCCGCCGCCCGCGCCAGCGGCGTGGCCAGAAGACGGGCTAAAGTGGACGATTTCCCCCCGCCTGAGTAG